The nucleotide window CGGCGTGAGTTCACCAGATTCGATCCCAGCACGACAACGACGATTATTTAGGGGCTGCGAATGAGCAGGGTGTTTAGCGCCATGACGGGAACGAACCTGGCCCGCGCGATCTCGATCGAGGAGCCCGCCGGCCCGGACGACGCGTTCGTCGTCGGGTCCGAGAGCCCGCCGTTCGTCGAGATCGGCGGGCCGAGCGGCCCCATCTTCTCCGCGCCGCACAAGCCCGTCGTGGAAGCGAAGAAGCCCGAGCCGCGGGCGTTCCCGCGCATCGCCGCCCCCGCCCCGGCCCCCTTGTCGCCGGCCGTTGCCGCGGACGCCGCTCCCGCGGCCCTGCTGTCGGTGCGGTTCCACGACGCCGCGCCGCGCCCGGCGCACCGCCCGGGGACCGGCCCCGACGCCGGGCTGGTGGCCCTGCACTTCCCCGACCACGCCGTGAGCAGCGAGTACCGCCAGCTCCGCGACGAGGTGCGGAAACAGCTCCCGGAGGCCACCTCCCGCGCGCTCACCTTCACGGCAGCGGCACCGGACGCCGGCACCACCACGGTGCTACTGAACCTCGCCGTGACTCTGGCCCGCGGCGGGCAGCGGGCGGTCGTGGTGGACACGAACTTCACGCGCCCCGGGGTCGCTGCCAAGCTCGCGCTGCAAGCCGGGCCGGGGCTGGCGGAGGTGCTGGGCCAGCACCTGCCCCTCCCGTGGGCGCTCCAGCCGACGCCCATCCAGAGCCTTCAGGTGCTCACCGCCGGCGCGCCGAACGATCACACCGCCGGCGCCGTGGGGCGCGACCTACCGAAGCTGATCGCGCAACTGCGCCAGTGGTTCGACTGGGTGCTGATCGACGCCGGCGTGTGGGGCGTGGTGCCGGAGCGTGACGCCACCTGCTCGGCCGCCGACGCCGTGTACCTCGTGAGCCGCGAGGGCGACGTTGAGCGCAACGAGTTCGCGGGGCTGAAGAC belongs to Gemmata obscuriglobus and includes:
- a CDS encoding tyrosine-protein kinase family protein, translated to MSRVFSAMTGTNLARAISIEEPAGPDDAFVVGSESPPFVEIGGPSGPIFSAPHKPVVEAKKPEPRAFPRIAAPAPAPLSPAVAADAAPAALLSVRFHDAAPRPAHRPGTGPDAGLVALHFPDHAVSSEYRQLRDEVRKQLPEATSRALTFTAAAPDAGTTTVLLNLAVTLARGGQRAVVVDTNFTRPGVAAKLALQAGPGLAEVLGQHLPLPWALQPTPIQSLQVLTAGAPNDHTAGAVGRDLPKLIAQLRQWFDWVLIDAGVWGVVPERDATCSAADAVYLVSREGDVERNEFAGLKTWVKQLGGSLRGYVTTRA